One genomic region from Primulina eburnea isolate SZY01 unplaced genomic scaffold, ASM2296580v1 ctg446, whole genome shotgun sequence encodes:
- the LOC140821175 gene encoding uncharacterized protein: MEPNLHQEESVNSYSSEAAEQDNVFDLGVGRSYDCVYCKRGFDSAQALGGHMNIHRKDKSRNKPTSRKPEDSDYTSPRLYQQIPESRNDHFEHRDHHTKYATRFQEYAGTSGATRPLYGIHDNEQQQIYMRAHDFDRDTNPMIRGDHRGVGLEFTPLIVEDLEKNRQVESNSKEDLDLELKL; encoded by the coding sequence ATGGAGCCCAATTTACATCAAGAAGAATCAGTAAATTCTTATTCCAGTGAAGCAGCTGAGCAAGACAACGTTTTCGATTTAGGCGTAGGCCGATCTTATGATTGTGTCTATTGCAAGAGGGGTTTCGATTCAGCGCAGGCTTTGGGTGGCCATATGAATATACACAGAAAAGATAAGTCAAGAAACAAGCCCACATCAAGAAAGCCAGAAGATAGTGATTACACCAGTCCAAGATTGTACCAGCAAATCCCAGAATCGAGAAATGATCATTTTGAGCATCGTGATCACCATACAAAATATGCAACACGTTTCCAAGAATATGCTGGTACTTCTGGTGCTACAAGACCCTTGTATGGAATCCATGATAATGAGCAGCAGCAGATATATATGCGTGCCCATGATTTTGATCGCGATACAAACCCGATGATTCGTGGAGATCACCGGGGTGTTGGCTTAGAATTTACCCCATTGATTGTGGAAGATTTGGAGAAGAACAGACAGGTGGAGAGTAATTCAAAAGAGGACTTGGATTTGGAACTTAAACTTTGA